In Kordia antarctica, the following proteins share a genomic window:
- a CDS encoding MATE family efflux transporter — protein sequence MAHKASAELGNAPIGKLLISQALPASIGILVMSLNMVVDTIFVGQWIGPMAIAGITVVVPLTFLIASIGMAIGVGGASIISRALGSDDQDKAQRVFGNQIVMSFGLSVFFVIVGLIFKEEALALFGANGKILGPAEIYYSIIMYCIPFLALCMTGNPVVRAEGKPKFAMIALILPAIGNIFCDYLFINVLGYGMAGAAWATCISYFICFVFIYWFFFSKHSELKIRLKCFKLERKIVKEITELGGVTLARQGMVSILSIILNHTLFMYGGETSVTMYGIISRMLMFALFPVMGISQGFLPIAGFNYGAGKYQRVRESINISIKYGTGLALAIFAIIMFFPEQIVSVFTDDEVILRDTPSALRWVFLVTPLIAVQMIGSGYFQAIGKAIPALLLTLTKQGFFLIPLILILPQYFGIFGVWVAFPIADLLSTILTGFYLNREVKRNLKTAL from the coding sequence ATGGCACACAAAGCTTCTGCCGAACTTGGCAACGCACCGATTGGGAAATTACTTATTTCGCAAGCACTTCCTGCTTCCATAGGAATTTTGGTGATGTCGCTAAACATGGTGGTAGATACCATTTTTGTTGGACAATGGATTGGTCCGATGGCGATTGCAGGAATTACCGTTGTAGTTCCACTTACCTTTTTAATTGCTTCCATTGGAATGGCGATTGGAGTTGGTGGCGCGTCCATCATTTCCCGTGCGTTAGGTTCTGACGATCAAGACAAAGCGCAACGCGTTTTTGGAAATCAAATTGTGATGTCGTTTGGTTTATCGGTTTTCTTTGTCATTGTTGGATTGATTTTTAAAGAAGAAGCTTTGGCACTTTTTGGTGCGAATGGTAAAATTCTCGGTCCAGCCGAAATATACTATTCAATAATTATGTATTGCATTCCGTTTTTAGCCTTGTGCATGACGGGAAATCCTGTAGTTCGTGCAGAAGGAAAACCAAAATTTGCAATGATCGCGTTGATTCTTCCTGCAATTGGAAACATCTTCTGCGATTACTTATTTATCAATGTGTTGGGTTATGGAATGGCTGGCGCGGCTTGGGCAACCTGTATCTCATACTTTATCTGTTTTGTATTTATCTATTGGTTTTTCTTCTCAAAACATAGCGAACTCAAAATACGATTAAAATGTTTTAAATTGGAACGCAAAATCGTTAAAGAAATTACAGAACTCGGCGGCGTAACGTTGGCGCGACAAGGAATGGTGAGTATTTTGTCTATCATTCTAAATCATACCTTATTTATGTATGGTGGCGAAACTTCTGTGACTATGTATGGAATTATTAGTAGAATGTTGATGTTTGCGTTATTTCCAGTCATGGGAATTTCCCAAGGATTTCTGCCAATTGCAGGGTTTAATTACGGAGCAGGAAAATATCAGCGTGTGCGCGAAAGTATCAATATTTCTATAAAATACGGAACAGGATTGGCACTTGCGATCTTTGCAATTATCATGTTTTTTCCTGAACAAATTGTTTCCGTTTTCACGGATGATGAAGTCATTTTACGCGATACGCCAAGTGCATTGCGTTGGGTTTTCTTAGTCACGCCATTAATTGCGGTACAAATGATTGGATCTGGATATTTTCAAGCCATTGGAAAAGCGATTCCAGCGCTATTATTGACACTCACAAAACAAGGATTCTTCCTCATTCCGTTGATTCTAATATTACCACAATACTTCGGCATTTTTGGTGTTTGGGTTGCGTTTCCAATTGCCGATTTGTTATCAACCATTCTTACAGGATTCTATCTTAATAGAGAAGTTAAACGAAATTTGAAAACGGCGTTATAA
- the hemH gene encoding ferrochelatase yields MKGVLLINLGSPDSPNPKDVKKYLGEFLMDKRVIDVPYLLRAFLVKGIILNTRPKKSAKAYQKIWWEEGSPLIVISERFHKKVQERAKIPVALGMRYGSMSIQKGLMELQEQGVDEVLVVPLYPHYAMSSSETVIEKTKEQQQKHFSNMKLTFVPPFYKHPDYIRVMSENIKSHLEGVDYDHILFSYHGIPERHIRKSDPTNSHCKIDGSCCETASKAHATCYRHQCFETTKEIAKYLDLPVEKHSNSFQSRLGGDPWLKPYTDFEFERFPTEGKKNLVVITPAFVSDCLETLEEIAMEGEEQFKEAGGEEYKHIPCLNDSDDWVKVMTRWINEWSVTSKEEVTA; encoded by the coding sequence ATGAAAGGTGTATTATTGATAAATTTAGGCTCGCCAGATAGCCCAAATCCTAAAGATGTAAAAAAATACTTAGGCGAATTTTTAATGGACAAACGCGTGATTGACGTTCCGTATTTACTTCGTGCGTTTTTAGTAAAAGGAATTATCTTAAATACGCGTCCAAAAAAATCGGCAAAAGCCTATCAAAAAATTTGGTGGGAAGAAGGTTCTCCATTAATTGTTATTTCAGAACGTTTTCATAAAAAAGTACAAGAACGCGCCAAAATTCCTGTTGCATTAGGAATGCGTTACGGTTCTATGAGTATTCAAAAAGGATTGATGGAATTGCAAGAACAAGGCGTTGATGAAGTTTTAGTAGTACCTTTATATCCGCATTATGCAATGTCTTCTTCGGAAACCGTCATCGAAAAAACGAAAGAACAACAACAGAAGCATTTTTCAAACATGAAGTTGACGTTTGTTCCACCATTCTACAAGCATCCAGATTACATTCGTGTGATGTCTGAAAACATAAAATCGCACTTAGAAGGCGTTGATTACGATCATATTTTATTCTCATATCATGGAATTCCTGAGCGGCACATCCGCAAAAGCGATCCAACAAACTCACATTGCAAAATTGATGGAAGTTGTTGCGAAACTGCATCCAAAGCACACGCAACGTGTTACAGACATCAATGTTTTGAAACGACGAAAGAAATTGCAAAATATTTAGACTTGCCAGTAGAAAAACATAGCAACTCATTTCAATCACGTTTAGGTGGCGATCCTTGGTTAAAACCCTATACAGATTTTGAATTTGAGCGTTTTCCAACAGAAGGAAAAAAGAATTTAGTGGTTATTACACCTGCATTTGTATCAGATTGTTTGGAAACATTGGAAGAAATTGCAATGGAAGGAGAAGAGCAATTTAAAGAAGCTGGCGGAGAAGAATACAAACACATTCCTTGCTTAAATGACAGCGACGATTGGGTAAAAGTAATGACACGTTGGATTAACGAATGGAGCGTAACTTCTAAAGAGGAAGTTACCGCTTAA
- the hemE gene encoding uroporphyrinogen decarboxylase translates to MLKNDLFLRALKGEVVERPPVWMMRQAGRYLPEFMAIKKKYDFFTRCRTPELASEITVQPIRRYGMDAAILFCDILVIPQAMNIEVQMKPNFGPYLPNPVRTQKDVDNVIVPNVTVELDYVYKAIKATKELLNDEIPLIGFAGSPWTILCYCVQGQGSKNFDKAKEFCFTNPVAAHQLLQKITDTTIAYLKEKVKAGVNAVQLFDSWGGMLSPTDYQEFSWNYMNQIIEALKDDAPVIAFGKGCWFALQEMAQSNASALGIDWTCSARNARYLTGGNITLQGNFDPTRLFSPPAEIKKMVHQMINEFGKDKYIVNLGHGILPNIPLDHAKAFIDAVKEYKV, encoded by the coding sequence ATGCTAAAGAACGATTTATTTTTAAGAGCTTTAAAAGGAGAAGTGGTCGAACGTCCGCCAGTTTGGATGATGCGCCAAGCAGGAAGATATTTACCAGAATTTATGGCAATTAAAAAGAAGTACGACTTCTTTACGCGTTGCCGAACTCCAGAATTGGCAAGTGAAATTACGGTGCAACCAATTCGTCGTTACGGAATGGACGCAGCAATTTTGTTTTGCGATATTTTGGTAATTCCACAAGCAATGAATATTGAAGTGCAAATGAAGCCGAATTTTGGACCTTATTTACCAAATCCGGTGCGTACTCAAAAAGATGTTGATAATGTAATTGTTCCCAATGTTACTGTGGAATTGGATTATGTATACAAAGCCATCAAAGCAACGAAAGAATTGCTAAATGATGAAATTCCATTAATTGGTTTTGCAGGTTCGCCGTGGACAATTTTGTGCTATTGCGTACAAGGTCAAGGAAGTAAAAACTTTGATAAAGCAAAGGAATTTTGTTTTACAAATCCTGTTGCGGCGCATCAATTATTACAAAAAATTACAGATACTACGATTGCATATTTAAAGGAAAAAGTAAAAGCTGGCGTAAATGCTGTTCAACTATTTGATTCTTGGGGCGGAATGTTGTCGCCAACCGATTATCAAGAGTTTTCTTGGAACTATATGAATCAAATTATTGAAGCTTTAAAAGATGACGCGCCAGTAATTGCCTTTGGAAAAGGGTGTTGGTTTGCATTGCAAGAAATGGCACAATCTAATGCTTCTGCTTTAGGAATCGACTGGACATGTTCTGCACGAAATGCACGTTATTTAACTGGCGGAAACATTACATTACAAGGTAATTTTGATCCAACACGTTTATTTTCTCCGCCTGCGGAAATCAAAAAAATGGTGCATCAAATGATTAATGAATTCGGAAAAGATAAATACATCGTGAATTTAGGTCATGGAATTTTACCAAACATTCCGTTAGATCACGCAAAAGCATTTATTGATGCAGTGAAAGAATATAAAGTTTAA
- a CDS encoding TraB/GumN family protein, giving the protein MRVYISFLFLFYASILFSQENKQSLLWEVSGNGMEKPSFLYGTMHVSKKVAFRLDDVFFKALNEAETVALESDPTTWLAHNYESMSSSSARRSYGGGQNFYSLNFNPQFSKKIIVRSIIRFDNRIINGYLYRKQAGADDFEEETYLDMFIYQAGKKNNKPIISLENIEEARYLTSRAAYNVRKKKIDEWIQKKFKNKNRYTLQEDVYRDRNIDLLDSIGAATNTEFFREHMLYKRNENMVIVMDSLMQHKTVFAGVGAAHLAGEKGMLQMLEDRGYTVKPLTSEQTDYALKAKADLEELHVKPYLNTYSTPDGFITIKTFDELREFVYKDQKFYLAPDMTNGAYLTITRLNTYDHFPNEEKITLDEIDPLLYEDIPGDIISKTPLTSPFPGFSIVNKTTKGDYQKYHIYKTPLEIIIIKFAGKKDFVLQYEQEIFDSIEFRSSTEEMKTYTSEYTKYEFLFPANFISDNTKNVGNKLLQAEVNDQYYFFKEVYSTDVSYIEEDAFEAEYIHDNFYKNLDIKKIDGKFTASTYTSYESSAIIDSITKQHIYLKTVIKDESYYLLGYIGDHKEKATTYFNSFKLKKPTYKKFETVIDTSLHFSVLTNTKQPATRSSSSSRYSAEKKAYDQEKKYITYTSKSNEKIFVKRIKYHDLQMYHNIDSLWSSMERGYKFGFVIEDKKYEEKDNMFYSTYVIKDTASAKRIYMKNILKKGVLFGLLTLEDSISEPSDFVKNFYETFTPLDTLLGKDVFADKTGIFFDGIKNNDSIVLKSFAKIKFTDKHANTIISILHEHDFPDDRENIKNYLITSLGKLKNARIHPFFEDLYVNAYDKPKTQTAILKSLLSQKDEASYTLVLSLLEKDFPLDSRGTNTLFKAGKDNLLLKKELFPELLKYSSIEEYKTPIYSLLTELRDSSLIKPKIYKKYKNQLLNDAKIEIKRNLGKSTSYSYKSSSALSNYVKLLFPFRKDKKIQDFFNKLIKTEARTALTTYLGLLAENGEMIPQELKNKTIFESKALAFTLKELADKNLLAIVPDSLKTQQRYAKARLLSRVSFDEEKDTISFVKSETVENEDGIITIYFFKIKKESRYNNSTKLYHIAFLNKPTLNTKIYLVIKSYSGERIYGDEIDDELFDNAIELVKYKKRKRISGRR; this is encoded by the coding sequence ATGAGAGTTTATATATCCTTTTTATTCCTGTTTTACGCGTCTATCCTTTTTTCACAAGAAAATAAACAAAGTCTTCTTTGGGAGGTTTCTGGAAACGGAATGGAAAAACCTTCGTTTTTATACGGAACCATGCACGTAAGTAAAAAAGTAGCATTTCGCTTAGATGATGTTTTTTTTAAAGCGTTAAACGAAGCCGAAACGGTAGCTTTAGAATCCGATCCTACAACTTGGTTGGCGCACAATTATGAAAGCATGTCTAGCTCGTCTGCAAGAAGAAGTTATGGAGGCGGACAAAATTTTTATAGCCTAAACTTTAATCCGCAGTTTTCCAAGAAAATAATTGTACGCAGTATTATTCGGTTTGATAATAGAATCATCAACGGATATTTATACCGAAAACAAGCTGGCGCAGATGATTTTGAAGAAGAAACCTACTTAGATATGTTTATTTATCAAGCTGGAAAAAAGAACAATAAACCTATTATAAGCTTAGAAAATATTGAAGAAGCTCGGTATTTGACTTCGCGCGCAGCGTATAATGTGCGAAAGAAGAAAATAGATGAATGGATTCAGAAAAAATTCAAAAATAAAAACCGATATACATTACAAGAAGACGTGTATAGAGACCGAAATATTGACTTGCTAGATTCTATTGGTGCAGCTACAAATACGGAGTTTTTCCGTGAACATATGTTGTATAAGCGCAATGAAAATATGGTCATTGTCATGGATTCATTAATGCAACACAAAACTGTTTTTGCAGGCGTTGGCGCAGCACATTTAGCAGGCGAAAAAGGCATGTTGCAAATGCTTGAAGATAGAGGTTACACTGTAAAACCGCTCACTTCCGAACAAACTGATTATGCACTAAAAGCGAAAGCCGATTTGGAAGAATTACACGTAAAACCGTATTTGAATACGTATAGTACGCCAGATGGTTTTATTACAATAAAAACCTTCGATGAACTTCGCGAATTTGTATATAAAGATCAAAAATTTTACTTAGCGCCCGATATGACAAATGGTGCATATTTAACGATTACACGACTGAATACGTATGATCATTTTCCGAATGAAGAAAAAATTACGCTGGACGAAATTGATCCGTTATTATATGAAGATATTCCTGGCGATATTATTTCTAAAACGCCATTGACAAGTCCGTTTCCAGGATTTAGCATTGTGAATAAAACCACAAAAGGCGATTACCAAAAGTATCATATTTACAAAACGCCTTTGGAAATTATCATCATCAAATTTGCTGGAAAGAAGGATTTTGTATTGCAATATGAACAAGAAATTTTTGATTCTATCGAATTTCGTTCTTCTACGGAAGAAATGAAAACATATACGTCCGAATATACTAAATATGAGTTTTTATTTCCTGCGAATTTTATTTCGGACAATACAAAAAACGTTGGAAATAAGTTGTTACAAGCCGAAGTTAACGACCAATATTATTTCTTCAAAGAAGTGTACAGCACCGACGTTTCTTATATTGAAGAAGATGCATTTGAAGCGGAATATATTCATGATAATTTCTATAAAAATTTAGACATCAAAAAGATTGACGGCAAGTTTACAGCATCTACATATACGAGTTACGAATCGTCAGCCATTATAGATAGCATCACGAAACAACACATTTATTTAAAAACTGTGATAAAAGACGAAAGCTATTATTTGCTCGGCTATATTGGCGATCATAAAGAAAAAGCAACGACTTATTTTAATTCGTTCAAACTAAAAAAACCAACGTATAAAAAGTTCGAAACAGTGATTGACACATCATTGCATTTTTCTGTATTGACGAATACCAAACAGCCTGCAACAAGATCGAGCAGTTCTAGCAGATACAGCGCTGAGAAAAAAGCATACGATCAAGAGAAAAAATACATTACGTATACGTCAAAAAGTAACGAGAAAATATTTGTAAAACGCATAAAATATCACGATTTACAAATGTATCATAACATTGATAGTTTGTGGAGTTCTATGGAGCGTGGCTACAAATTTGGTTTTGTGATTGAAGATAAAAAATACGAAGAAAAAGACAACATGTTTTACAGTACATATGTCATAAAAGATACGGCGAGCGCAAAGCGAATTTACATGAAAAACATCTTAAAAAAAGGTGTTTTATTTGGCTTGCTTACGCTAGAAGATTCCATTTCAGAACCATCTGATTTTGTCAAGAATTTTTACGAAACTTTCACTCCTTTAGATACGTTACTTGGGAAAGATGTGTTTGCTGATAAAACAGGAATTTTCTTTGATGGAATCAAAAATAATGATAGCATTGTGCTAAAATCGTTCGCAAAAATTAAGTTTACAGACAAACACGCAAACACGATTATTTCTATCTTACATGAACATGATTTTCCAGATGATCGGGAAAACATCAAAAACTACTTAATTACGTCACTTGGAAAGCTGAAAAATGCACGAATTCATCCATTTTTTGAAGACTTATATGTGAATGCATACGATAAACCAAAAACGCAAACAGCAATCTTAAAATCATTATTATCGCAAAAAGATGAAGCTTCCTATACATTGGTGCTTTCGCTGTTGGAAAAAGATTTTCCGCTAGATTCTAGAGGCACAAATACCTTATTTAAAGCCGGAAAAGACAATTTATTACTGAAGAAAGAATTGTTTCCTGAATTGTTGAAATATTCGAGTATTGAAGAATATAAAACGCCAATTTATTCGTTGTTAACAGAACTCCGCGATAGTAGTCTCATCAAACCAAAAATATATAAAAAATATAAAAATCAATTGCTAAATGATGCTAAAATTGAAATCAAACGAAACTTAGGAAAATCAACTTCTTACAGTTATAAAAGTAGCAGCGCGTTGAGTAATTATGTGAAATTATTATTTCCGTTTCGAAAGGATAAAAAGATTCAGGATTTCTTCAATAAATTAATCAAAACAGAAGCGCGAACTGCGTTGACAACCTATTTGGGATTGTTGGCAGAAAATGGCGAAATGATTCCGCAGGAACTAAAAAATAAAACCATTTTTGAGTCAAAAGCATTGGCTTTTACATTAAAAGAATTAGCAGACAAAAATTTACTTGCCATTGTTCCCGATTCTTTAAAAACACAACAACGCTATGCAAAAGCACGATTGCTAAGTCGTGTTAGTTTTGATGAAGAAAAAGATACAATTTCATTTGTAAAATCTGAAACTGTAGAAAATGAAGATGGAATAATTACGATTTACTTTTTCAAAATAAAAAAGGAAAGTCGCTACAACAACAGCACAAAATTATATCACATCGCATTTTTGAATAAACCAACCTTGAATACGAAAATCTATTTAGTAATTAAAAGCTATAGTGGCGAACGAATTTATGGCGATGAAATTGATGATGAATTGTTTGATAATGCGATTGAATTGGTGAAGTATAAGAAGCGAAAAAGAATTAGTGGACGGAGATAG
- the hemA gene encoding glutamyl-tRNA reductase produces the protein MKQYNISKQNSFYCVGMSYQKADASTRGKFSLPDNAKASILSTIYDTEIGDGALIISTCNRTEIYGFAQHPCQFIKLLCDNSNGTAEEFEEVAYIHKNKDAISHLFKVGTGLDSQILGDFEIISQLKKGFKASQKAGLINGFMERMVNAVITASKRIKNETEISSGATSVAFASVQYILKNVTNISDKNILLFGTGKIGRNTCENLVKHTKNDQIILINRTKNKAERIAGKFNLIVKDYNELTTEIEKTDVLIVATGAQQPTVSKKDIHTNKELLILDLSIPRNVSQDVTELENVTLIHLDELSQITDETLERRKLQIPKAERIINEVKAEFIAWLETRKFAPTIKALKQKLTAMKNAEINFQRKKINDFDESQAEIISNRIIQKITTQFANHLKDENTTSEESVALIQKVFQLENNSL, from the coding sequence ATGAAGCAATACAATATATCAAAACAAAATTCTTTCTACTGTGTAGGCATGAGCTATCAAAAAGCAGATGCAAGCACTCGCGGAAAATTTAGTTTGCCCGATAATGCCAAAGCTTCTATCCTTTCTACAATTTACGATACTGAAATTGGCGATGGCGCATTAATCATTTCTACGTGCAACCGAACAGAAATTTACGGTTTTGCACAACATCCGTGTCAATTTATTAAATTATTGTGCGACAACTCTAACGGAACTGCGGAAGAATTTGAAGAAGTAGCGTACATTCATAAAAACAAAGATGCCATTTCACACTTATTCAAAGTTGGCACAGGATTGGACAGTCAAATTTTAGGTGATTTTGAAATTATTTCACAACTAAAAAAAGGATTCAAAGCTTCTCAAAAAGCAGGACTTATCAATGGTTTCATGGAACGTATGGTAAACGCTGTGATTACGGCGAGCAAACGGATCAAAAACGAAACGGAAATTTCTTCAGGAGCAACTTCGGTGGCTTTTGCTTCAGTTCAGTATATCTTAAAAAATGTAACAAATATTTCTGATAAAAATATCTTACTCTTTGGAACTGGAAAAATTGGAAGAAATACGTGTGAAAATTTAGTAAAACATACGAAAAACGATCAAATTATTTTGATCAATCGTACCAAAAATAAAGCAGAACGAATTGCTGGAAAGTTCAACTTAATTGTAAAAGATTACAACGAACTTACTACTGAAATTGAAAAAACAGATGTTCTAATTGTTGCCACTGGCGCGCAACAACCAACAGTTTCTAAAAAAGACATTCATACAAACAAAGAATTATTGATTCTGGATTTATCGATTCCTCGCAATGTTTCACAAGATGTAACGGAATTAGAAAACGTAACATTGATTCATTTAGATGAATTATCGCAAATTACCGATGAAACATTAGAAAGAAGAAAATTACAAATTCCGAAAGCAGAAAGAATCATTAACGAAGTCAAAGCAGAATTTATTGCGTGGTTAGAAACTAGAAAATTTGCACCAACAATCAAAGCGTTAAAGCAAAAATTGACTGCAATGAAAAATGCTGAAATCAACTTTCAACGTAAAAAGATAAATGATTTTGACGAATCTCAAGCTGAAATCATCAGTAACAGAATCATTCAAAAAATAACTACACAATTCGCCAATCATCTTAAAGATGAAAACACGACTTCAGAAGAAAGTGTAGCACTTATACAAAAAGTATTTCAATTAGAAAATAACTCATTATGA
- the hemC gene encoding hydroxymethylbilane synthase, which produces MSRIIRIGTRDSELALWQAKVVQTQLEHLGHKTVLIPVKATGDLILDKPLYELGITGIFTRTLDIAMLNNDIDIAVHSLKDVPTVLPKGIVQAAVLKRGNVRDTLVFKKNEEFLSERHAVVATGSLRRKAQWLNRYPTHTIEDLRGNVNTRLEKLENTEHWNGAIFAAAGLGRIDLRPEDAVNLEWMVPAPGQGAIMMTALEEDEEIRAILAEINHEETEICTTIERKFLNLLEGGCTAPIGAIAYIKEEVVTLETVLLSVDGTRKITITRYDKLGEHHELAKYCADYIIERGGKRLMEEIKTSGSQTNVYSTKLLTEGQRQLFNEKVVAESSDFIKISLNRIKPQAVRKPIQNVVITSKNAVAALLQNFSAAELQFENIYCVGRRTKKLIEQKIGPVVKAARNSKELAEHLVEFISGTSVTYFCSDIRLDALPTILEENYIEVIEVHAYKTMLDAEKLQESVEGILFYSPSTVQSYVSVNKAKGIAFCIGETTAKEAKQYFEDVRIAKVPTVESVIELVNEHYV; this is translated from the coding sequence ATGAGTAGAATCATCAGAATCGGGACTAGAGATAGTGAACTCGCATTGTGGCAAGCTAAAGTAGTACAAACGCAACTAGAGCATTTGGGTCACAAAACTGTATTAATTCCCGTAAAAGCTACTGGAGATTTAATTTTAGACAAACCTTTATACGAACTCGGAATTACAGGAATTTTTACGCGTACGCTAGATATTGCAATGCTGAATAATGACATTGATATTGCGGTGCATTCGCTAAAAGATGTTCCAACAGTTTTACCGAAAGGAATTGTGCAAGCTGCGGTTTTAAAACGTGGAAATGTACGCGATACGCTAGTTTTTAAGAAGAATGAAGAATTCTTATCAGAGCGTCATGCTGTCGTTGCTACAGGAAGCTTACGCCGAAAAGCACAATGGCTCAACAGATATCCAACACATACGATTGAAGATTTACGTGGAAATGTAAACACGCGTTTGGAAAAACTTGAAAATACCGAACATTGGAATGGCGCTATTTTCGCTGCCGCTGGATTGGGAAGAATTGATCTCCGACCAGAAGATGCTGTAAATCTCGAATGGATGGTTCCTGCACCAGGACAAGGCGCAATTATGATGACAGCGTTGGAAGAAGATGAAGAAATTAGAGCGATTCTTGCCGAAATCAATCATGAAGAAACAGAAATTTGTACCACAATTGAACGCAAATTTTTAAACCTGTTAGAAGGCGGTTGTACAGCTCCAATTGGCGCAATTGCATACATAAAAGAAGAAGTTGTTACGTTGGAAACTGTATTGTTGAGTGTTGATGGAACGCGGAAAATTACCATCACTCGCTACGACAAACTTGGCGAACATCATGAATTGGCAAAATATTGCGCTGATTACATTATAGAACGTGGCGGAAAACGTTTGATGGAAGAAATCAAAACTTCTGGAAGTCAAACGAATGTATATTCTACGAAGTTATTAACAGAAGGACAACGACAGTTATTCAATGAAAAAGTAGTTGCAGAAAGTAGCGATTTTATTAAAATTAGTTTGAATAGAATTAAACCGCAAGCTGTTCGCAAACCGATTCAAAACGTAGTCATTACAAGTAAAAATGCAGTAGCAGCATTATTACAAAACTTTTCGGCTGCCGAATTACAATTTGAAAATATTTATTGTGTCGGAAGACGTACCAAAAAACTCATTGAGCAGAAAATTGGTCCCGTTGTAAAAGCCGCACGAAACTCAAAAGAACTCGCAGAACATTTAGTAGAATTTATTAGCGGAACAAGTGTAACCTATTTTTGTAGCGACATTCGTTTGGATGCATTGCCAACTATTTTGGAAGAAAACTACATTGAAGTCATCGAAGTACATGCCTACAAAACGATGTTGGACGCTGAGAAACTTCAAGAAAGTGTAGAAGGTATTTTATTTTACAGTCCATCAACGGTACAAAGTTATGTTTCGGTAAACAAAGCAAAAGGAATTGCTTTTTGTATTGGAGAAACAACGGCAAAAGAAGCAAAACAATATTTTGAAGATGTCCGTATTGCAAAAGTTCCAACGGTGGAGAGTGTGATTGAGTTGGTGAATGAGCACTATGTGTAA
- a CDS encoding helix-turn-helix domain-containing protein gives MEEKNNAQGTFQETQVEEGFYILKLQNESDDTQQLIREIDSSFIQFHFCIKGECKFNFNNGRYSFDVLDEHALLLYNPQTDLPINVEVKSKTWLISLLIPIKKFHSLFSLEANYIHFLNADKKDKKYYDNKEITPIMAVVLNQMINNNMHESIKKLYLKGKAYELLSLYFNRSEDADIEQCPFLVDEENVLKIRRAKDIVIANMAEPPGLQELANEVGLNIKKLKEGFKQIYGDSVFSFLFDYKMEYARKLLESGSYNVNEVGHKVGYSTASHFIAAFKKKYGTTPKKYILASVN, from the coding sequence ATGGAAGAAAAAAACAACGCTCAAGGAACTTTTCAAGAGACCCAAGTGGAAGAAGGTTTTTATATTTTAAAGCTTCAAAATGAGAGTGATGATACTCAGCAACTTATCCGAGAAATTGACAGTAGTTTTATACAATTTCATTTTTGTATTAAAGGTGAATGCAAGTTCAATTTTAACAACGGACGTTATTCGTTTGATGTGTTGGATGAACATGCGTTGTTGTTGTACAATCCGCAAACCGATTTGCCAATTAATGTGGAAGTAAAGTCCAAAACTTGGTTGATTTCTCTCTTGATTCCGATTAAAAAATTTCATTCGTTGTTTTCGCTCGAAGCAAATTACATTCACTTTTTGAATGCCGATAAGAAAGATAAAAAGTATTATGATAACAAAGAAATTACACCGATAATGGCAGTTGTGTTGAATCAGATGATTAATAACAACATGCACGAATCTATCAAAAAATTATACTTAAAAGGAAAAGCGTACGAATTGCTAAGCTTGTATTTTAACAGAAGTGAAGATGCTGATATTGAGCAATGTCCGTTTTTGGTTGATGAAGAAAATGTATTGAAAATCCGTCGTGCAAAAGATATTGTCATCGCAAATATGGCAGAACCGCCAGGATTGCAAGAATTGGCAAATGAAGTTGGTTTGAATATTAAGAAACTAAAAGAAGGTTTTAAGCAAATTTATGGCGATTCCGTATTCAGCTTTTTGTTTGATTATAAAATGGAATACGCACGAAAACTACTAGAGTCGGGAAGTTATAATGTAAACGAAGTTGGGCATAAAGTTGGCTACAGTACTGCAAGTCACTTTATTGCGGCGTTTAAAAAGAAATATGGAACAACACCGAAGAAGTATATTTTAGCGAGTGTGAATTAG